Proteins from a genomic interval of Deltaproteobacteria bacterium:
- the lysX gene encoding lysine biosynthesis protein LysX — translation MKIGLLHSLVRPEEKLLIKEFRKHSGVELQMIDDRKLSFNLGRDEFDLDVLLERCINHSRALHGLRLFESAGVRCVNASSVATVCGDKILTSVHLQEHGVPQPEVRIAFTEESTLEAIEEMGYPVVLKPAVGSWGRLLAKVNDRDAAETILEHKAILGSYHHSIFYIQQYVEKTGRDIRSFVIGDECVAAIYRYSDHWITNTARGGRAENCPVTDELRDLSVRACRAVGGGIVAVDLFETPDGPLVNEVNYTMEFRNSIDTTGVNIPGLVVEHVLKVGREERERRGAA, via the coding sequence TTGAAGATCGGTTTGCTGCATTCATTGGTCCGGCCCGAGGAGAAGCTCCTGATCAAGGAGTTCCGGAAGCATTCCGGCGTGGAGCTTCAAATGATCGACGACCGCAAGCTCTCGTTCAACCTGGGCAGGGACGAGTTCGACCTGGACGTGCTTCTGGAGCGGTGCATCAACCACTCCCGGGCGCTGCACGGCCTGCGGCTGTTCGAGAGTGCCGGCGTGCGCTGCGTGAACGCGTCGTCGGTGGCGACCGTGTGCGGCGACAAGATCCTCACCTCGGTGCATCTGCAGGAGCACGGCGTGCCCCAGCCCGAGGTGCGCATCGCCTTCACCGAGGAATCCACCCTGGAGGCCATCGAGGAGATGGGCTATCCCGTGGTGCTCAAGCCCGCGGTGGGTTCCTGGGGCCGGCTCCTGGCCAAGGTCAACGACCGGGACGCTGCGGAAACCATCCTGGAGCACAAGGCGATCCTGGGCAGCTACCACCACTCCATCTTCTACATCCAGCAGTATGTCGAGAAGACCGGGCGCGACATCCGGAGCTTCGTCATCGGCGACGAGTGCGTGGCCGCCATCTACCGCTACAGCGACCACTGGATCACCAACACGGCGCGGGGCGGGCGCGCCGAAAACTGTCCGGTGACGGACGAGCTGCGGGACCTCTCGGTGCGCGCGTGCCGCGCGGTGGGAGGCGGCATCGTCGCCGTGGATCTCTTCGAGACCCCGGACGGACCCCTTGTCAACGAAGTGAACTACACCATGGAGTTCCGCAACAGCATCGACACCACCGGGGTGAACATTCCCGGCCTCGTGGTCGAGCACGTGCTCAAGGTGGGCCGTGAGGAACGGGAACGCAGGGGCGCGGCGTGA
- the argC gene encoding N-acetyl-gamma-glutamyl-phosphate reductase: MAESLKVSIVGASGYTGGELLRLLLGHPGVEVCEVTSERFAGKFVFKAHPNLRKRTQLRFCKMDELKPCDLLFLCLPHGQAMERIDSFRELAPKLVDLSADFRLNDAGEYERWYGKPHQRPELMKEFVYGVPELHRDEIRGASFVTGAGCNATATILGLYPFFKKGLADPERTVVEVKVGSSEGGNAASDASHHPERSGAVRSFMPTMHRHCAEIYQELGFGEPIRVYFSATSIEMVRGVLATCHLFLREPLEEKDVWKLYREVYGKEPFLRIVKEADGIYRYPEPKLLSGTNYCDVGFQKEKGSDRLVVLSALDNLMKGAAGQAVQAFNLMNGFEETLGLEFPGLHP, encoded by the coding sequence GTGGCAGAGAGCTTGAAGGTCTCCATCGTCGGAGCGTCCGGCTACACGGGCGGGGAGTTGCTGCGTCTGCTCCTCGGGCACCCTGGGGTGGAGGTGTGCGAGGTCACCTCGGAGCGCTTCGCCGGCAAGTTCGTGTTCAAGGCTCACCCCAACCTGCGCAAGCGCACCCAGCTCCGCTTCTGCAAGATGGACGAGCTCAAGCCGTGCGACCTGCTGTTTCTCTGCCTGCCCCACGGTCAGGCCATGGAACGCATCGATTCGTTCCGGGAACTGGCGCCGAAGCTGGTGGATCTGAGCGCGGACTTCCGGCTGAACGATGCGGGCGAGTACGAACGCTGGTATGGCAAGCCACACCAGCGCCCGGAGCTCATGAAGGAATTCGTCTACGGGGTTCCGGAACTGCACCGCGACGAGATCCGCGGCGCAAGCTTCGTCACCGGCGCCGGTTGCAACGCCACCGCCACCATCCTGGGGCTCTACCCGTTCTTCAAGAAAGGGTTGGCGGACCCGGAGCGTACGGTGGTGGAGGTCAAGGTGGGCTCCAGCGAGGGCGGCAATGCCGCCAGCGACGCCTCGCACCACCCGGAGCGCAGCGGCGCGGTGCGCTCGTTCATGCCCACGATGCACCGCCACTGCGCGGAGATCTACCAGGAGCTGGGCTTCGGCGAGCCGATCCGGGTGTACTTCTCCGCCACCTCCATCGAGATGGTGCGCGGCGTGCTCGCCACCTGCCACCTGTTCCTGCGCGAGCCCCTGGAAGAGAAGGACGTGTGGAAGCTCTACCGCGAAGTCTACGGCAAGGAGCCCTTCCTCCGCATCGTCAAGGAGGCGGACGGCATCTACCGCTACCCCGAACCCAAGCTTCTGAGCGGCACCAACTATTGCGACGTGGGCTTCCAGAAGGAGAAGGGGTCGGACCGGCTGGTGGTGCTGAGCGCCCTGGACAACCTCATGAAAGGCGCGGCGGGGCAGGCGGTCCAGGCCTTCAACCTCATGAACGGCTTCGAGGAGACCCTGGGCCTGGAGTTTCCGGGGCTGCACCCGTAG
- the lysW gene encoding lysine biosynthesis protein LysW: MVECPVCGAEFELAEDAVEGELITCTDCGTELEVTSLDPPEVAEAPSEEEDWGE; encoded by the coding sequence ATGGTTGAATGCCCCGTTTGCGGAGCGGAATTTGAACTGGCCGAGGACGCGGTGGAAGGCGAGCTGATCACCTGCACCGACTGCGGCACCGAGCTGGAGGTCACCAGCCTCGACCCGCCCGAGGTGGCCGAGGCGCCCTCGGAAGAGGAAGATTGGGGGGAATGA